One stretch of Novosphingobium pentaromativorans US6-1 DNA includes these proteins:
- a CDS encoding glycoside hydrolase family 3 C-terminal domain-containing protein: MNGIRAAIIGCCTTAMLPVVPTASARTSAAQHDTDQLERTADARAAEALREMTVEERRGLLHGPMPMLVPKAKRPEDMVIGAGYIAGVPRLGIPSLRETDASLGVANLMNQRPGDTATALPAGLAIASTWDSALAQQAGALIGSEARGKGFNVMLAGGVNLTRDPRNGRNFEYFGEDPLLTGVLGGHMIEGVQSAGIVSTMKHFAVNNQETGRNVLSANIGESAMRESDLLAFQFALEIGNPGSVMCSYNRINGEFACENDFLLNHVLRDDWGFKGWVMSDWGAVHSTEAIMKGLDQQSGEQIDGKPYFSTMLDQAIAEGRVPESAADKAAHRVLRTMFARGLVDDPVDPKGSPIDYDTHAQLAQKVAEAGIVLLKNDGDLLPVASSAHRILVVGGHADVGVISGGGSSQVRPVGGPALELKGPERNGHVSLTNTIIYVPSSPLEALRAALPDAKIDFVDGSDLPATVDAARQADLVIVFGERWDSESVDATDLSLGAEKNALIESVAGANQRTVVVLETGNPVTMPWLDKVPAVLEAWYPGQRGGEAIAAVLTGTVNPSGHLPITFPASAEQLPNPVLPGSDAPPPSSDEKAVYGILASTAPFDVTYPEGADVGYRWFDRTEAAPLFAFGHGLSYTRFEYHNLEVSGGDTLTVSFDVRNVGDREGADVPQVYARGTGTKRLIGWERVTLAPGETRRVTVTADPRLLASFDSEGHRWKVASGRYAVEVGMSAITPVLNGAAKLKARSLKP, from the coding sequence GTGAACGGAATTCGGGCTGCGATTATCGGTTGCTGCACCACTGCCATGCTACCTGTCGTGCCAACTGCTTCGGCGCGGACGTCTGCTGCTCAGCATGACACCGACCAGCTCGAGCGGACTGCGGATGCGCGTGCCGCCGAAGCCCTGCGCGAAATGACGGTGGAAGAGCGCAGGGGGCTTCTCCATGGCCCCATGCCGATGCTGGTACCCAAGGCCAAGCGCCCCGAGGACATGGTCATCGGCGCAGGCTACATTGCAGGTGTACCCCGCCTGGGCATTCCCTCCCTGCGCGAGACCGACGCCAGCCTGGGTGTGGCCAACCTGATGAATCAGCGCCCTGGTGACACGGCAACGGCGCTCCCGGCCGGCCTTGCCATCGCATCCACTTGGGACAGCGCGTTGGCGCAGCAGGCCGGCGCGCTGATCGGCAGCGAAGCGCGCGGCAAGGGCTTCAACGTGATGCTCGCAGGCGGCGTCAATCTCACGCGCGATCCACGAAACGGGCGCAACTTCGAATACTTCGGTGAGGATCCGCTACTGACCGGCGTGCTCGGCGGCCACATGATCGAAGGCGTGCAAAGCGCGGGCATCGTATCGACGATGAAGCACTTCGCCGTGAACAACCAGGAAACCGGCAGAAACGTCCTGTCGGCCAACATCGGCGAATCGGCGATGCGCGAGAGCGATCTGCTGGCATTCCAGTTCGCTCTCGAGATCGGCAATCCCGGCTCGGTGATGTGCTCCTACAATCGCATCAACGGCGAATTCGCGTGCGAGAACGACTTCCTGCTCAACCACGTCCTGCGCGACGACTGGGGCTTCAAGGGCTGGGTAATGTCGGACTGGGGCGCCGTGCACAGCACCGAGGCGATCATGAAGGGTCTCGATCAGCAATCGGGCGAACAGATCGACGGCAAGCCCTACTTCAGCACGATGCTCGACCAGGCCATCGCCGAGGGCCGTGTTCCCGAATCGGCCGCGGACAAGGCCGCCCATCGCGTTTTGCGCACCATGTTCGCGCGCGGCCTGGTCGACGATCCGGTCGATCCGAAGGGATCCCCCATCGACTATGACACCCACGCGCAGCTCGCGCAGAAGGTCGCAGAGGCGGGGATCGTTCTCTTGAAGAACGACGGCGACCTGTTGCCCGTTGCAAGCAGCGCGCACCGCATCCTCGTCGTCGGCGGCCATGCCGACGTCGGGGTCATTTCCGGTGGCGGATCGAGCCAGGTGCGTCCGGTCGGCGGCCCCGCTCTCGAGTTGAAAGGCCCGGAGCGCAATGGCCATGTCTCCCTCACCAACACCATCATCTACGTGCCCTCCTCGCCTCTCGAGGCTTTGCGTGCGGCGCTGCCGGATGCAAAGATCGACTTTGTCGACGGAAGCGACCTGCCGGCCACGGTCGATGCGGCCCGGCAGGCCGACCTCGTCATCGTCTTCGGGGAACGCTGGGATAGCGAATCGGTCGACGCGACGGACCTTTCCCTCGGTGCCGAGAAAAACGCGCTGATCGAATCCGTGGCAGGCGCAAATCAGCGAACCGTCGTGGTTCTGGAAACCGGCAATCCGGTGACGATGCCCTGGCTGGACAAGGTGCCCGCCGTCCTCGAAGCGTGGTATCCCGGCCAGCGCGGCGGCGAGGCGATTGCGGCGGTGCTGACCGGTACCGTCAACCCATCGGGACACCTGCCGATCACCTTCCCCGCCAGCGCGGAGCAGCTTCCCAATCCCGTTCTCCCCGGCTCGGACGCGCCGCCGCCCAGTTCCGACGAGAAGGCCGTTTACGGCATCCTCGCCAGCACCGCACCCTTCGACGTCACTTATCCGGAAGGCGCGGACGTTGGATATCGCTGGTTCGACCGCACCGAGGCCGCGCCCCTGTTCGCCTTCGGCCATGGCCTGAGCTACACCCGCTTCGAGTACCACAATCTCGAAGTCTCGGGCGGCGACACCCTGACCGTGTCATTCGACGTGCGCAATGTCGGCGACCGCGAAGGTGCGGACGTCCCGCAGGTCTATGCCCGGGGGACCGGGACCAAGCGGCTCATCGGCTGGGAGCGGGTGACGCTTGCCCCCGGCGAAACGCGCCGCGTGACGGTGACGGCCGATCCCCGGCTGCTCGCCAGCTTCGATTCCGAGGGACACAGGTGGAAAGTCGCGTCGGGTCGCTATGCGGTCGAAGTAGGCATGTCTGCAATCACCCCGGTGCTGAACGGCGCGGCCAAGCTGAAGGCCCGTTCGCTCAAGCCGTGA